From the Streptomyces sp. SN-593 genome, the window CGGTGGGCACCGACGGGTTCGGGCTCTCCGACACGCGGGAGGCGGCCCGCCGGCACTTCGGCGTGGACCCGCAGTCGCTCACCGTGCAGACGCTGGCGGCGCTCGCCCGGCGCGGCGAGGTGAAGCCGGAGGCGGTGAAGGAGGCCGCGGAGCGCTACGGGCTCTGAGGCACCGCGTGCCGTCGGGTCGGCGGCGGGTCCCCGTCGGGGGTCCGCCGCCGACCCGTGCCCGCTCGCGGGCGGCCGCCGCACGCGGGTGGGGGTCCGCGCGTCGCGGCCGCCGTGACGTGCGAATCCACCGGGTGGAAGGGATTGCGGGCGCCTACACCAACCGGTTAAGTTCCCCCGGATGCCTACCAAACACCGGCGGCTGACCGCACCCACCGCCGACGACGTCCGCGCGTGGCACCGGGTGCGGTCCGCGGCGCTCGCGCACGACCGCCCGGGTGAGCCGCTGCCGACCCTGGCCGACGTGCGCACCGCGCTGACCACCGTCGGCCCCGGCAGCCGCTTAGCCCTGTGGCTGGTGCACGGCGCGAACGGCGAGGGCGTGGCCACGGCGAAGCTCCGGCTGCCGGCCGCCGAGGGCGGCGGCCGGCTCGCGTCGGTGCAGCTCACCGTCCATCCCGCGCACCGCAGGATGGGTACCGGCTCCCGGCTGCTGGCCACGGTGGTGGCCGCCGCGGCCGAGGAGGACTGCCGCCGGCTGTCGACGGAGGTGCTGGCCGGCACGCCGGGCGAGAGCTTCCTGGCCACCCGGGACTTCGTGCCCGCGCTCCGGCTGACCTGGCAGCGGCTGCTGCTGGCCGAGACCCCGGAGCGGATCGTGAAGCTGCCGGACGTGCCGCACCC encodes:
- a CDS encoding GNAT family N-acetyltransferase: MPTKHRRLTAPTADDVRAWHRVRSAALAHDRPGEPLPTLADVRTALTTVGPGSRLALWLVHGANGEGVATAKLRLPAAEGGGRLASVQLTVHPAHRRMGTGSRLLATVVAAAAEEDCRRLSTEVLAGTPGESFLATRDFVPALRLTWQRLLLAETPERIVKLPDVPHPGYRLAAWEGTPPDALAESFAAARAGLAALPTGSLGVTRAGWDAERVRRSAELAARRGERLLNHAAVSVADGSVAGYTKLTLPAEVETGARAKQLDTAVVPAHRGHGLGLWLKSAMLRHLRDAHPEVTEVVTNTADDNRHMLAVNAALGFRPLRRTVAYQLRLT